ACAATTCCCGCGACTCTCTTATCTACTAATGCATGTCTCAAAAAATATTACACTCCTTTATGATTGCGCGAGACCCAGCCAGCCTCGAATTTTTGCTATTGCTGCACGTCTCAATCTATAAACATGGCTGACATCTAATTTTTTCTCAATTGCTACATCTTTAGGCTTCTTGCCCTCGAAAAATAGAGCTGAAACAATTTCGGCTTCTTTTCCGTCAAGTTTCTTGATACTCTGAGCAACGTCAAGCCACTCATCATTATTATCACTGTCTGAGTTATTTTCTTCGGCCATAACAAGCCACTCATCAGGAACAGGGAGGGGGGCTTTTTTCTCGCTGCGTTCCAACATGTTAATAATTTGCCCGTGAATCTTGTGATATGCATATGTCGAGAATTTGAATTCACGTTCGGGCTCAAATTTATCAACTGCACGAATAAGAGCTAACATGCCTTCTTGAATAATATCCTGCTTTAATTCATTATCAGTAACGTGAATCTTCCCGGCAATCCAGAAGACAAGCGGCCTATAAGCTACGATTAATTCTTCACGAGCTTCAATATCACCGTGTGTGCAAAGCTGCCATAAATTTTTCTCGTGTTCGGGATCTAAGCTCATATTGTTACGCCCTCCCAGACCGGCATTTTAACGCCCGACTCGCCTGCTCTAACGTGTAAATCATCATTTGAGAATACAAGACAGGGGCGGCCTTTACGCATTTCTACACCGCTTATAGAACAATTAGACACGTCCATATTCCAAACTTTATGAGGATTCAAGCCGGTGAATACAGCATATAAAGCTCGCATTATTCCGCCGTGAGATACGACGACTATATTTTTATATGAACCGTCCAAGAAAGTTTTTACAGCTCGTGAAAGTCTTGTATAAATCTGTTCCCATGTCTCTGCACCTTCAGGAGGATTGAAAAATGGATCTGCCCGCCATTTCGCAAATTTTTCGTGCTGTTCCCGTTCAAGTCCTGCGATTGATTGACCTTCCCAGCCGGCAAAATTTATTTCCTGAAGTTCGGCCA
The genomic region above belongs to Synergistaceae bacterium and contains:
- a CDS encoding sigma-70 family RNA polymerase sigma factor: MSLDPEHEKNLWQLCTHGDIEAREELIVAYRPLVFWIAGKIHVTDNELKQDIIQEGMLALIRAVDKFEPEREFKFSTYAYHKIHGQIINMLERSEKKAPLPVPDEWLVMAEENNSDSDNNDEWLDVAQSIKKLDGKEAEIVSALFFEGKKPKDVAIEKKLDVSHVYRLRRAAIAKIRGWLGLAQS
- a CDS encoding histidine phosphatase family protein, with amino-acid sequence MADNNNKIPRRVILARHGQTEWNKEYRFQGRTNVQLTEEGKRQAHSLALRLESWPPEVIYTSPLDRALYTANAIGERVNIKPIVLAELQEINFAGWEGQSIAGLEREQHEKFAKWRADPFFNPPEGAETWEQIYTRLSRAVKTFLDGSYKNIVVVSHGGIMRALYAVFTGLNPHKVWNMDVSNCSISGVEMRKGRPCLVFSNDDLHVRAGESGVKMPVWEGVTI